One region of Carbonactinospora thermoautotrophica genomic DNA includes:
- the acs gene encoding acetate--CoA ligase translates to MSNSAETLSNLLRENRRFAPPADLAANANAKADLYQAAKDDRLKFWEAQAKRLAWAEPWNQVLEWNPPFAKWFLGGKLNVAYNCVDRHVEAGHGDQVAIYWEGEPGDTREITYRDLQREVCQAANALASLGVRAGDRVAIYLPMIPEAVISMLACARIGATHSVVFGGFSVDALRNRIQDADAKVVITADGGYRRGAPHALKPIVDDAVKECPSVEKIIVVRRTGQDIGWSEGRDLWWHEVVGSASEEHTPEAFDAEHPLFILYTSGTTAKPKGILHTTGGYLTQVAFTHWAVFDLKPDTDVYWCTADIGWVTGHSYIVYGPLANRATQVMYEGTPDTPHKGRFWEIVQKYKVTILYTAPTAIRTFMKWGDDIPAKFDLSSLRILGSVGEPINPEAWMWYRKHIGGDRCPIVDTWWQTETGAIMISPLPGVTEAKPGSAMTPLPGVEADVVDNHGNPVPSGGGFLVIREPWPSMLRTIWGDDQRYQDTYWSRFEGMYFPGDGAKRDEDGDIWLLGRVDDVMLVSGHNISTTEVESALVSHPRVAEAAVVGATDPVTTQAIVAFVIPRGDLAADEAGDAFVQELRDHVAKTLGAIAKPRQIHVVPELPKTRSGKIMRRLLRDVAENRRLGDTTTLTDSSVMDTIRGKLEVTPQED, encoded by the coding sequence GTGAGCAACTCCGCTGAGACACTCTCCAACCTGTTGCGGGAGAACCGGCGCTTCGCCCCGCCGGCCGACCTCGCGGCGAACGCGAACGCGAAGGCCGACCTCTACCAGGCCGCCAAGGACGACCGGCTGAAGTTCTGGGAGGCCCAGGCCAAGCGCCTGGCCTGGGCCGAGCCCTGGAATCAGGTCCTGGAATGGAACCCCCCGTTCGCCAAGTGGTTCCTCGGCGGCAAGCTGAACGTCGCGTACAACTGTGTCGACCGGCATGTCGAGGCCGGCCACGGCGACCAGGTGGCGATCTACTGGGAAGGCGAGCCGGGCGACACCCGGGAGATCACCTATCGCGACCTGCAGCGCGAGGTCTGCCAGGCCGCCAACGCGCTGGCGTCGCTGGGGGTGCGGGCCGGCGACCGGGTCGCCATCTACCTGCCGATGATCCCCGAGGCGGTGATCTCGATGCTGGCCTGCGCCCGCATCGGCGCCACCCACTCGGTCGTCTTCGGCGGCTTCTCCGTCGACGCGCTCCGCAACCGCATCCAGGACGCGGACGCCAAGGTGGTCATCACCGCCGACGGCGGGTACCGGCGGGGCGCGCCGCACGCCCTGAAGCCGATCGTGGACGACGCCGTCAAGGAGTGCCCGAGCGTCGAGAAGATCATCGTCGTCCGCCGCACCGGCCAGGACATCGGCTGGAGCGAGGGCCGCGACCTGTGGTGGCACGAGGTGGTCGGGTCGGCCAGCGAGGAGCACACGCCCGAGGCGTTCGACGCCGAGCACCCGCTGTTCATCCTGTACACCTCGGGCACGACCGCGAAGCCCAAGGGCATCCTGCACACCACCGGCGGCTACCTGACCCAGGTCGCGTTCACCCACTGGGCGGTGTTCGACCTCAAGCCGGACACCGACGTGTACTGGTGCACCGCCGACATCGGTTGGGTCACCGGCCACTCCTACATCGTGTACGGCCCGCTGGCCAACCGGGCGACCCAGGTCATGTACGAGGGCACGCCGGACACCCCGCACAAGGGCCGCTTCTGGGAGATCGTCCAGAAGTACAAGGTGACCATCCTGTACACCGCCCCGACCGCGATCCGCACCTTCATGAAATGGGGCGACGACATCCCGGCCAAGTTCGACCTGTCGTCGCTGCGGATCCTCGGCTCGGTGGGCGAGCCGATCAACCCCGAAGCGTGGATGTGGTACCGCAAGCACATCGGCGGCGACCGGTGCCCGATCGTCGACACCTGGTGGCAGACCGAGACGGGCGCGATCATGATCAGCCCGCTGCCCGGCGTCACCGAGGCCAAGCCCGGCTCCGCCATGACCCCGCTGCCCGGCGTCGAGGCCGACGTCGTCGACAACCACGGCAACCCCGTGCCGAGCGGCGGCGGCTTTCTGGTGATCCGCGAGCCGTGGCCGTCGATGCTGCGCACCATCTGGGGCGACGACCAGCGGTACCAGGACACCTACTGGTCGCGGTTCGAGGGCATGTACTTCCCCGGCGACGGCGCCAAGCGCGACGAGGACGGCGACATCTGGCTGCTCGGCCGGGTCGACGACGTGATGCTCGTCTCCGGCCACAACATCTCGACCACCGAGGTGGAGTCGGCGCTGGTGTCGCACCCGAGGGTCGCGGAGGCCGCGGTCGTCGGCGCGACCGACCCGGTCACCACGCAGGCGATCGTGGCGTTCGTGATCCCGCGCGGCGATCTCGCCGCGGACGAGGCCGGTGACGCCTTCGTCCAGGAGCTGCGCGACCACGTGGCCAAGACCCTCGGCGCCATCGCCAAGCCGCGCCAGATCCACGTCGTGCCGGAGCTGCCGAAGACCCGCTCGGGCAAGATCATGCGTCGGCTCCTGCGCGACGTCGCCGAGAACCGCCGGCTCGGGGACACCACGACCCTGACCGACTCGTCCGTGATGGACACCATCAGGGGCAAGCTGGAGGTCACCCCGCAGGAGGACTGA
- a CDS encoding solute symporter family protein, with product MTVAVGSAFHAASPTASHAAVSYTAQAGGHRALTISLFVAFVLVTLYITFWASRQTRTATDFYAAGRSFSGVQNGIAIAGDYMSAASFLGIAGLIALFGYDGFLYSIGFLVAWLVALLLVAELMRNSGRFTMADVLAFRMRQRPVRTAAGVSTIVVSIFYLLAQMVGAGSLVALLLGVKGAIAQNIVIVAVGALMIFYVTVGGMKGTTWVQIVKAVLLMAGTTLVTLLVLVKFDFNVSALLSTAAEQSGKGAAYLEPGLKYGATATSKLDFLSLALALVLGTAGLPHILIRFYTVPNAKAARKSVVWAIGIIGTFYLMTLALGFGAAALVGSKAIAASNKAGNTAAPLLAEAVGGGAGSTGGAVLLAVISAVAFATILAVVAGLTLASSSSFAHDLYANVIRKGQASEADEVRAARIAAFVIGAISIVLSIFAQKLNVAFLVALAFAVAASANLPTILYSLFWKRFNTTGAVWSIYGGLISSVVLVIFSPVVSGGKTPLISGADFHWFPLENPGIVSIPLGFLCGWLGTVLSKDRSSEEKYAELEVRALTGVGAH from the coding sequence ATGACGGTCGCCGTCGGCAGCGCCTTCCACGCTGCTTCCCCCACTGCTTCCCACGCTGCCGTCTCGTACACCGCCCAGGCCGGGGGGCACCGCGCGCTGACCATCTCGCTGTTCGTGGCCTTCGTGCTGGTGACCCTGTACATCACGTTCTGGGCCAGCCGGCAGACCAGGACCGCGACCGACTTCTACGCGGCCGGCCGGTCGTTCTCCGGCGTGCAGAACGGCATCGCGATCGCCGGTGACTACATGTCGGCGGCGTCCTTCCTCGGCATCGCCGGCCTGATCGCGCTGTTCGGGTACGACGGCTTCCTGTACTCGATCGGCTTCCTGGTCGCCTGGCTGGTCGCGCTGCTGCTGGTCGCCGAGCTGATGCGGAACTCGGGCCGGTTCACCATGGCCGACGTGCTGGCGTTCCGGATGCGCCAGCGCCCGGTCCGGACCGCGGCCGGCGTCTCCACGATCGTCGTGTCGATCTTCTACCTGCTCGCCCAGATGGTCGGCGCGGGCTCGCTGGTGGCGCTGCTGCTCGGCGTCAAGGGCGCGATCGCGCAGAACATCGTGATCGTGGCCGTCGGCGCGCTGATGATCTTCTATGTCACCGTCGGCGGCATGAAAGGCACCACCTGGGTGCAGATCGTCAAGGCCGTGCTGCTCATGGCCGGCACCACGCTGGTCACCCTCCTGGTGCTGGTGAAGTTCGACTTCAACGTCAGCGCGCTGCTGTCGACCGCGGCCGAGCAGAGCGGCAAGGGCGCGGCGTACCTGGAGCCGGGGCTCAAGTACGGCGCGACCGCGACCAGCAAGCTGGACTTCCTCAGCCTGGCGCTCGCGCTGGTGCTCGGCACGGCCGGCCTGCCGCACATCCTGATCCGCTTCTACACGGTGCCGAACGCCAAGGCGGCGCGGAAGTCCGTGGTGTGGGCGATCGGCATCATCGGCACCTTCTACCTGATGACGCTGGCGCTCGGCTTCGGCGCCGCGGCACTGGTGGGCAGCAAGGCGATCGCCGCCTCGAACAAGGCCGGCAACACGGCCGCCCCGCTGCTGGCCGAGGCCGTGGGCGGCGGCGCCGGCTCGACCGGCGGGGCGGTCCTGCTCGCGGTGATCTCCGCGGTGGCGTTCGCGACGATCCTCGCCGTGGTGGCCGGCCTGACCCTGGCGTCCAGCTCGTCGTTCGCCCACGACCTGTACGCGAACGTGATCCGCAAGGGCCAGGCCTCCGAAGCGGACGAGGTGCGCGCGGCCAGGATCGCGGCCTTCGTGATCGGCGCGATCTCGATCGTGCTCTCGATCTTCGCCCAGAAGCTGAACGTCGCGTTCCTGGTGGCGTTGGCGTTCGCGGTGGCCGCCTCGGCGAACCTGCCGACGATCCTGTACAGCCTGTTCTGGAAGCGGTTCAACACCACCGGCGCGGTGTGGAGCATCTACGGCGGCCTGATCTCGTCGGTGGTCCTGGTGATCTTCTCCCCCGTGGTGTCCGGCGGGAAGACGCCGCTGATCAGCGGGGCGGACTTCCACTGGTTCCCGCTGGAGAACCCAGGCATCGTCTCGATCCCGCTCGGGTTCCTATGCGGGTGGCTGGGGACGGTGCTGTCCAAGGACCGCTCCAGCGAGGAGAAGTACGCCGAACTGGAGGTGCGGGCGCTCACCGGAGTCGGCGCGCACTGA
- a CDS encoding DUF485 domain-containing protein: protein MDTPATREAERPAPDTSYERLQASEEFQTLRRRYRNFAFPMTIAFLTWYLLYVLCSNYASDFMGIKLVGSINVAFVFGLLQFVSTFLIAWLYSRHADNNLDPLAEDVRSRFEEEAR, encoded by the coding sequence ATGGACACACCCGCCACGCGCGAGGCCGAACGCCCCGCGCCTGACACCTCGTACGAAAGGCTGCAGGCCAGCGAGGAGTTCCAGACGCTGCGCCGTCGGTACCGCAACTTCGCGTTCCCGATGACGATCGCGTTCCTCACCTGGTACCTGCTGTACGTCCTGTGCTCGAACTACGCGAGCGACTTCATGGGCATCAAGCTCGTCGGCTCGATCAACGTGGCCTTCGTCTTCGGGCTGCTGCAGTTCGTCTCCACGTTCCTGATCGCCTGGCTGTACTCCCGGCACGCCGACAACAACCTCGACCCCCTGGCCGAGGACGTGCGCTCCCGGTTCGAGGAGGAGGCCCGATGA
- the dhaK gene encoding dihydroxyacetone kinase subunit DhaK, whose product MKKLINAPENVVTDALTGLAAAHPDLAVDVAGKVVARASGPTPGKVGLVSGGGSGHEPLHVGFVGYGMLDAACPGEIFTSPVPDQMVRAARAVHGGAGVLYVVKNYTGDVLNFQLAAELLEDEDIEVATVVVDDDVAVEDSTYTAGRRGTGATVFVEKIAGALAEERAPLAAVAAVAREVNERSRSFGIALTPCVTPATGRPGFELGPQEVELGIGIHGEPGRRRGPLASAGELVQIALDAIHQDMPLSGDLLVMVNGMGGTPLIELYLVYAEVKRYLDKLGARITRNLVGNYITSLEMQGCSITVCRLTDDLARLWDAPVQTPALRWGR is encoded by the coding sequence ATGAAGAAACTGATCAATGCGCCCGAGAACGTGGTCACCGACGCGTTGACCGGCCTCGCGGCCGCCCATCCGGACCTGGCCGTCGACGTGGCCGGCAAGGTGGTGGCCCGCGCGTCCGGCCCCACGCCCGGCAAGGTCGGCCTCGTCTCCGGCGGCGGCTCCGGGCACGAGCCCCTGCACGTGGGGTTCGTCGGGTACGGGATGCTCGACGCCGCCTGCCCCGGTGAGATCTTCACCTCGCCCGTCCCCGACCAGATGGTGCGCGCCGCCCGGGCCGTGCACGGCGGGGCCGGGGTGCTGTACGTGGTGAAGAACTACACCGGCGACGTGCTCAACTTCCAGCTCGCCGCCGAGCTGCTGGAGGACGAGGACATCGAGGTCGCCACCGTGGTGGTGGACGACGACGTCGCGGTCGAGGACTCCACCTACACCGCGGGCCGGCGCGGCACCGGGGCGACCGTGTTCGTGGAGAAGATCGCCGGCGCGCTCGCCGAGGAGCGGGCGCCGCTCGCCGCCGTCGCCGCGGTCGCCCGGGAGGTCAACGAACGCAGCCGCTCGTTCGGCATCGCGCTCACCCCGTGCGTCACGCCGGCGACCGGCAGGCCCGGGTTCGAACTCGGCCCGCAGGAGGTCGAGCTGGGCATCGGCATCCACGGCGAGCCGGGCCGGCGGCGCGGCCCGCTGGCCAGCGCCGGCGAGCTGGTCCAGATCGCCTTGGACGCGATCCACCAGGACATGCCGCTGTCCGGGGACCTGCTGGTCATGGTCAACGGCATGGGCGGCACCCCGCTCATCGAGCTGTACCTCGTGTACGCCGAGGTGAAGCGGTACCTGGACAAGCTCGGCGCGCGCATCACCCGCAACCTGGTCGGGAACTACATCACCAGCCTGGAGATGCAGGGTTGCTCGATCACCGTGTGCCGGCTCACCGATGACCTGGCCCGGCTCTGGGACGCGCCGGTCCAGACCCCGGCGCTCCGCTGGGGCCGCTGA
- the dhaL gene encoding dihydroxyacetone kinase subunit DhaL, with protein sequence MDKTFFREWITEIARLVDARREELTRLDTAIGDGDHGTNLARGFGAALEALRSADPPTPGEVLVTVGRTLISTVGGASGPLYGTAFRRAGKALGDALEVDLAGLHEALRAGLAGVQQLGGAVEGDKTMVDAFAPAVAALGEAVVAGKAMGDALAAAAQAAEQGSAATVPLRARKGRASYLGERSIGHQDPGSVSTALVFAALHRVGAR encoded by the coding sequence GTGGACAAGACGTTCTTCCGGGAATGGATCACCGAGATCGCGCGGCTCGTGGACGCCCGGCGCGAGGAGCTGACCCGGCTGGACACCGCCATCGGGGACGGCGACCACGGGACCAACCTGGCTCGCGGGTTCGGGGCCGCGCTGGAGGCGCTCCGAAGCGCCGATCCGCCCACCCCGGGCGAGGTGCTGGTGACGGTGGGACGCACGCTGATCTCCACGGTCGGCGGCGCGTCCGGGCCGCTGTACGGGACCGCGTTCCGGCGCGCCGGCAAAGCGCTCGGCGACGCGCTGGAGGTGGACCTGGCCGGGCTGCATGAGGCGCTGCGGGCCGGGCTTGCCGGCGTCCAGCAGCTCGGCGGCGCGGTCGAGGGCGACAAGACCATGGTCGACGCGTTCGCGCCGGCGGTCGCCGCGCTCGGCGAGGCGGTCGTGGCGGGCAAGGCGATGGGCGACGCGCTCGCGGCGGCGGCCCAGGCCGCGGAGCAGGGCTCGGCGGCGACCGTGCCGCTGCGGGCGCGCAAGGGCCGCGCCAGCTACCTGGGCGAGCGCAGCATCGGCCACCAGGATCCGGGCTCGGTGTCCACCGCCCTGGTGTTCGCGGCCCTGCACCGGGTGGGGGCGCGGTGA
- a CDS encoding PTS-dependent dihydroxyacetone kinase phosphotransferase subunit DhaM yields the protein MSERVDPGEAGVVGLVLVAHSAPVAEAVAELVGRLAGASVPVATAGGTDDDGFGTSSAKVRRALREADRGAGVLVVADLGSAVLTAKALLADPDVDDLPDRVEIADGPFLEGAVAAAMVAATGGDLAAAKAAAEEARHIPKL from the coding sequence GTGAGCGAGCGGGTGGACCCGGGCGAGGCGGGCGTGGTCGGGCTCGTGCTGGTGGCGCACTCGGCGCCGGTCGCCGAGGCGGTGGCGGAGCTGGTGGGCAGGCTCGCCGGGGCCTCGGTGCCGGTTGCCACCGCGGGCGGCACCGACGACGACGGCTTCGGGACCAGCAGCGCCAAGGTGCGGCGCGCGTTGCGGGAGGCGGACCGGGGCGCGGGCGTGCTGGTGGTGGCGGACCTGGGCAGCGCCGTCCTGACCGCGAAGGCGTTGCTGGCCGACCCGGACGTCGACGACCTGCCCGACCGCGTCGAGATCGCGGACGGGCCGTTCCTGGAGGGCGCGGTGGCCGCGGCCATGGTGGCGGCCACCGGGGGTGACCTGGCCGCGGCGAAGGCGGCGGCCGAGGAGGCGCGGCACATCCCGAAGCTCTGA
- a CDS encoding winged helix-turn-helix domain-containing protein yields MAPIAGLDPLLLDPTRLSIVSLLSASRWAEFGFVRDSVGLSDSALSKQVTTLSKNGYVEVKKGYMGKRPRTWLNLTDAGRRALTAHVAALQRIASQARAAGSAHTPDEPPP; encoded by the coding sequence ATGGCACCCATCGCCGGTCTGGACCCCCTGCTCTTGGACCCCACGCGGCTGTCGATCGTGTCGTTGCTGTCCGCGTCCCGCTGGGCCGAGTTCGGGTTCGTCCGCGACTCGGTCGGGCTCTCCGACTCGGCCCTGTCCAAGCAGGTCACCACGCTGAGCAAGAACGGTTACGTCGAGGTCAAGAAGGGGTACATGGGCAAGCGCCCGCGCACCTGGCTCAACCTCACCGACGCCGGGCGGCGCGCGCTCACCGCCCACGTCGCCGCCCTGCAGCGGATCGCGAGCCAGGCTCGGGCCGCGGGCAGCGCCCACACCCCCGACGAGCCGCCGCCCTGA
- a CDS encoding SCO5389 family protein → MSLDVSPELLQQAERGEIDESAFVDTIRTSLPYAWETISRVVADLHDGTAEFADNQTPPPDEKARGQLLRALASDSIRGALERHFGVKLAFQNCHRVAAFRLDSIDGATYQEFISPRAQVLNQSPLLRDC, encoded by the coding sequence ATGTCGCTTGACGTCTCCCCCGAGCTTCTCCAGCAGGCCGAACGCGGCGAGATCGACGAATCCGCGTTCGTCGACACCATCCGCACCTCGCTGCCGTACGCCTGGGAGACCATCAGCCGGGTGGTCGCGGACCTGCACGACGGCACCGCGGAGTTCGCCGACAACCAGACGCCGCCGCCGGACGAGAAGGCCCGGGGCCAGCTGCTGCGCGCGCTGGCGAGCGACTCGATCCGGGGAGCGCTCGAGCGGCACTTCGGCGTGAAGCTGGCCTTCCAGAACTGCCACCGCGTGGCGGCTTTCCGCCTCGACTCCATCGACGGCGCGACGTACCAGGAGTTCATCTCGCCGCGTGCCCAGGTGCTCAACCAGTCGCCGCTGCTGCGCGACTGCTGA
- a CDS encoding ATP-binding protein, with protein sequence MKIAFVGKGGSGKTTLSSLFTRYLAAQGVPVVAIDADINQHLAVALGMDEDEAARIPALGAHLTEIKEYLRGTNPRITSAGAMVKTTPPGHGSRLLTVTGDHLIHARYSRVYQGIRVMVTGPFSEEDLGVACYHSKVGAVELYLNHLVDFPGEYVVVDMTAGADSFASGLFTRFDMTFLVAEPTRKGVSVYRQYRDYARDYDVELRVVGNKVQGPDDVEFLREQVGDDLLVCLEQSEFVRAMEKGRAPGFESLEERNRTALARLKETVDSVRKDWPKFHRQTVEFHVKNAHSWANRAVGEDLTAQIDPTFTLGPEALAGTPEPALSGSAHHDGRSPHVA encoded by the coding sequence GTGAAGATCGCGTTCGTCGGCAAGGGCGGCAGCGGCAAGACCACGCTGTCGTCCCTGTTCACCCGTTACCTGGCCGCCCAGGGCGTGCCGGTCGTCGCCATCGACGCCGACATCAACCAACACCTGGCCGTCGCGCTCGGCATGGACGAGGACGAGGCGGCCCGGATTCCGGCGCTCGGCGCGCACCTGACCGAGATCAAGGAGTACCTGCGCGGCACCAACCCGCGGATCACGAGCGCCGGGGCGATGGTCAAGACGACGCCGCCCGGGCACGGGTCGCGCCTGCTCACGGTCACCGGCGACCATCTCATCCACGCCCGGTACTCGCGCGTGTACCAGGGCATCCGGGTCATGGTGACCGGTCCTTTCAGCGAGGAGGACCTGGGTGTGGCGTGCTACCACTCCAAGGTCGGCGCGGTCGAGCTGTACCTGAACCACCTGGTCGACTTCCCCGGGGAGTACGTGGTCGTGGACATGACCGCGGGCGCGGACTCGTTCGCGTCCGGTCTGTTCACCCGGTTCGACATGACGTTCCTGGTCGCCGAGCCGACCCGCAAGGGCGTGAGCGTGTACCGGCAGTACCGCGACTACGCCCGCGACTACGACGTCGAGCTGCGCGTGGTCGGCAACAAGGTGCAGGGTCCGGACGATGTCGAATTCCTGCGCGAGCAGGTCGGCGACGACCTGCTGGTGTGCCTGGAGCAGTCGGAATTCGTGCGCGCCATGGAAAAGGGTCGCGCGCCAGGTTTCGAATCCCTGGAGGAGCGCAACCGCACCGCGCTGGCACGGCTCAAGGAGACCGTCGACAGCGTGCGCAAGGATTGGCCCAAGTTTCACCGGCAAACGGTGGAATTTCATGTGAAAAATGCCCATAGTTGGGCGAACCGCGCCGTCGGAGAGGATCTCACGGCGCAGATCGACCCGACCTTCACGCTGGGCCCGGAGGCGCTGGCCGGCACGCCCGAGCCGGCGCTGAGCGGGTCGGCGCATCACGACGGAAGGAGCCCGCATGTCGCTTGA
- a CDS encoding Fic family protein, giving the protein MAQHPFSAVAGLPGVADAVAEARALVDQLLSHRVLRRRSSQVSAESALRGARASAALDGADWSLEEIRRRTNFANEPSGLVVEGALRVFAEFGQLLRTWEKAPLQVLARLHVLAAAGLAEPERLGRPRLPGEPVAGPPELGEPPAPVEVSARLNQLADLLVRDTLRDSAVPALVVAALVHGEVLALRPFPCANGVVARAAQRLVLISRGLDPKGVSVPEAGHYELGSEAYAAAARQYMSGTPDGVAAWVRHCAAAVGIGAREGLAVCEALQRG; this is encoded by the coding sequence GTGGCTCAGCACCCCTTCTCCGCAGTCGCCGGGCTGCCCGGCGTGGCCGACGCCGTGGCTGAAGCCCGCGCCCTGGTCGACCAGCTCCTCAGCCACCGCGTGCTGCGCCGGCGCAGTTCCCAGGTCAGTGCCGAGTCCGCGCTGCGCGGCGCCCGCGCCTCCGCCGCCCTGGACGGCGCGGACTGGTCGTTGGAGGAGATCAGGCGGCGAACCAACTTCGCGAACGAGCCCTCCGGCCTGGTCGTCGAGGGGGCGCTGCGGGTCTTCGCCGAGTTCGGTCAGCTCCTGCGCACCTGGGAGAAGGCCCCGCTCCAGGTGCTCGCCCGGCTCCACGTGCTCGCCGCCGCCGGCCTGGCCGAGCCGGAGCGGCTGGGCCGGCCCCGCCTGCCCGGCGAGCCGGTCGCCGGTCCGCCCGAGCTGGGGGAGCCGCCTGCCCCGGTCGAGGTGAGCGCGCGTCTCAACCAGCTCGCCGACCTGCTGGTCCGCGACACCCTTCGCGACAGCGCCGTGCCCGCGCTCGTGGTCGCCGCCCTCGTGCACGGGGAGGTGCTCGCGCTGCGGCCGTTCCCGTGCGCCAACGGGGTCGTGGCGCGGGCCGCCCAGCGGCTGGTCCTGATCTCCCGGGGCCTGGACCCCAAGGGGGTGAGCGTGCCCGAGGCGGGGCACTACGAGCTGGGCTCGGAGGCGTACGCGGCGGCGGCCCGGCAGTACATGAGCGGCACCCCGGACGGCGTGGCCGCCTGGGTGCGCCACTGCGCCGCGGCCGTCGGGATCGGCGCCCGCGAGGGGCTCGCCGTCTGCGAGGCGCTGCAGCGCGGTTGA
- a CDS encoding HAD family hydrolase produces MTHQVPPRTAAFFDLDKTIIAKSSALAFGKPLYQGGLINRRAVLKIAYAQFVYLIGGADHDQMERMRAYLSSLCAGWEARQVREIVAETLHDLIDPLIYDEAAELIEEHHDHGRDVVIVSSSGSEIVEPIGELLGADRVIATRLVVKDGRYTGDIEFYAYGENKAKAIKELAESEGYDLTRCYAYSDSITDLPMLETVGHPYAVNPDRALRREAMNRGWPVLVFSKPVSLRQRVPSLPRPSKPMLAATAIGGAAAVAGLAWYATKRRGKSPSA; encoded by the coding sequence GTGACCCACCAGGTTCCGCCGCGGACCGCCGCCTTCTTCGACCTGGACAAGACGATCATCGCCAAGTCGAGCGCCCTCGCCTTCGGCAAGCCCCTGTACCAGGGCGGGCTGATCAACCGCCGCGCAGTGCTAAAGATCGCCTATGCCCAGTTCGTGTACCTGATCGGCGGGGCCGACCACGACCAGATGGAGCGCATGCGCGCGTACCTCTCGTCGCTGTGCGCCGGTTGGGAGGCGCGCCAGGTGCGGGAGATCGTGGCGGAGACCTTGCACGACCTGATCGACCCGCTGATCTACGACGAGGCGGCGGAGCTCATCGAGGAGCACCACGACCACGGACGCGACGTGGTGATCGTCAGCTCCTCGGGCTCGGAGATCGTCGAGCCGATCGGTGAACTGCTCGGCGCCGACCGGGTGATCGCGACCCGCCTGGTGGTCAAGGACGGCCGCTACACCGGGGACATCGAGTTCTACGCGTACGGCGAGAACAAGGCGAAGGCCATCAAGGAACTGGCCGAGTCCGAGGGGTACGACCTGACGCGCTGCTACGCGTACAGCGACTCGATCACCGACCTGCCCATGCTGGAGACGGTCGGCCACCCGTACGCGGTCAACCCGGACCGGGCACTGCGCCGCGAGGCCATGAACCGCGGCTGGCCGGTACTCGTGTTCAGCAAGCCGGTGTCGCTGCGCCAGCGCGTGCCGTCCCTGCCGCGACCGTCCAAGCCGATGCTCGCCGCCACCGCGATCGGCGGGGCGGCAGCCGTCGCGGGCCTGGCCTGGTACGCCACCAAGCGACGCGGCAAGTCGCCCTCGGCATAG
- the ssd gene encoding septum site-determining protein Ssd: MSEPARPLVVTADRALLDDVLRLAAAAAVEPDVAHDVSQARKRWAAASVVVVGDDLCEALAEAALPRRDNVVLIGSDLDDGDIWRRAVRLGAGDVIFLPDSERWLVERFADSLEGNARDAVTVCVLGGRGGAGASTLAAALAVTSARQGRRTLLLDGDPLGGGIDLLLGCEDLHGLRWPDLAAARGRLSGAALRDALPQPGGLTVLAWDRGDITSIPVESMQAVLAAAQRGNDLVVVDLPRYLDAAAEEALSRATVTLLVVPAEVRATAAAARVLGMARMITEDIRVVVRGPAPARLPADVVATTVGAPLAGEMRPEPGLAAALERGDPPGRRRGPLSEFCRSFLETLPGRDGS; the protein is encoded by the coding sequence GTGTCCGAACCCGCCCGGCCGTTGGTGGTCACCGCTGACCGCGCGCTGCTCGACGACGTGCTCCGCCTCGCCGCTGCCGCCGCGGTCGAACCCGACGTCGCGCACGACGTCTCGCAGGCCCGAAAACGCTGGGCCGCCGCGTCCGTCGTGGTGGTGGGGGACGACCTGTGCGAGGCGCTCGCCGAGGCCGCGCTGCCCCGCCGCGACAACGTCGTGCTCATCGGGTCCGACCTGGACGACGGGGACATCTGGCGCCGCGCGGTCCGGTTGGGCGCGGGCGACGTCATCTTCCTGCCCGACTCCGAACGCTGGCTGGTGGAGCGCTTCGCCGACTCCCTGGAGGGGAACGCGCGGGACGCCGTCACCGTCTGCGTGCTCGGCGGGCGAGGCGGCGCCGGGGCCAGCACGCTCGCCGCCGCCCTCGCCGTCACCAGCGCCCGGCAGGGCCGGCGCACCCTGCTCCTGGACGGCGACCCGCTCGGCGGCGGCATCGACCTGCTGCTCGGCTGCGAGGACCTGCACGGCCTGCGCTGGCCCGACCTCGCCGCCGCCCGCGGCCGGCTCAGCGGCGCCGCCCTCCGCGACGCGCTGCCCCAGCCCGGCGGCCTCACCGTCCTGGCCTGGGACCGGGGTGACATCACCTCGATCCCGGTGGAGTCCATGCAGGCCGTGCTCGCCGCCGCACAGCGCGGCAACGACCTGGTCGTCGTGGATCTGCCCCGCTACCTGGACGCCGCCGCCGAGGAAGCCCTGTCCCGCGCGACCGTCACCCTGCTGGTCGTGCCCGCCGAGGTACGGGCCACTGCGGCCGCCGCCCGCGTGCTCGGCATGGCGCGCATGATCACCGAGGACATCCGCGTGGTCGTCCGCGGCCCGGCACCCGCTCGGCTCCCGGCCGACGTGGTCGCCACCACCGTCGGCGCTCCCCTGGCCGGGGAGATGAGACCGGAGCCCGGCCTGGCCGCCGCCCTCGAACGCGGTGACCCGCCCGGCCGCCGGCGCGGCCCGCTGTCCGAGTTCTGCCGCTCCTTCCTTGAGACCCTGCCCGGGAGGGATGGCTCGTGA